The proteins below come from a single Streptomyces sp. SCSIO 75703 genomic window:
- a CDS encoding AAA family ATPase, whose product MTSHVQDTHGTQETAGLDDELTLERAYVAVCREAMTRQVDDARYQVVAGEDVSGDGASAEALGRYLRTRARQVAEEPDSPLFFGRLDFEDTEEAGDHRRQRYYIGRRRVSEHPAAPPLVIDWRAPVSRAYYRASALEPRGIAVRRRFGWAPWSHGAPEDLTGLEDERLDHARAEDGGDAASAIVAAEIERPRLGPMRDIVATIQPEQDDLVRGELNESVCVQGAPGSGKTAVGLHRAAYLLYTFPERLQRGGLLVIGPNRTFLRYISEVLPSLGEIDIAQLTVEDVVARHPVRRVDSEEAAVLKHGDRMATVLERALYARVRHPEESIAVTDGAYRWRVDSYDLARVVDEVRGMGVPYGTGREHVRSRVVTLIQRQAERRAGPKSVTWARKIGRAKPVAALLEAAWPVARPEEVVATLLSDPAVMEEAADGVFDAAERRALLWAKPPRSEKSATWSVEDMLLLDEVAGLVERPEGYGHVVVDEAQDLSPMQCRAIARRSAFGSLTVLGDLAQATAPWSARCWREQLTHLGRTRATVVPLTTGFRVPAAVMELANRLVGALGVDVPPARSLRHDGELTVSEVDDLTAATVCAVRAALGREGSVAVITADDAVAATSAALREAGIETATAEEVGTAARVTVLPATVVKGLEYDHVVVAEPAAIVESEPRGLHRLYVVVTRAVSRLDVLHTRPLPEPLAA is encoded by the coding sequence ATGACGTCACACGTCCAGGACACGCACGGCACCCAGGAGACCGCCGGACTCGACGACGAGCTGACCCTGGAGCGTGCCTACGTCGCGGTGTGCCGCGAGGCGATGACCCGCCAGGTGGACGATGCCCGGTACCAGGTCGTCGCGGGCGAGGACGTGTCGGGCGACGGCGCGAGCGCCGAGGCGCTCGGCCGCTATCTGCGCACCCGCGCACGCCAGGTGGCGGAGGAGCCCGACAGCCCGCTGTTCTTCGGCCGGCTCGACTTCGAGGACACCGAGGAGGCCGGGGACCACCGGCGGCAGCGGTACTACATCGGCCGCAGGCGGGTCTCGGAGCACCCGGCCGCACCGCCCCTGGTCATCGACTGGCGCGCGCCGGTCTCCCGCGCCTACTACCGGGCGAGCGCCCTGGAACCGCGCGGAATCGCGGTGCGGCGGCGCTTCGGCTGGGCTCCCTGGAGCCACGGCGCCCCCGAGGACCTCACCGGCCTGGAGGACGAGCGCCTCGACCACGCCCGCGCCGAGGACGGCGGCGACGCGGCGAGCGCGATCGTCGCCGCCGAGATCGAACGGCCCCGCCTCGGCCCGATGCGCGACATCGTCGCCACCATCCAGCCGGAACAGGACGACCTGGTCCGCGGCGAGCTGAACGAGTCGGTCTGCGTACAGGGCGCGCCCGGCAGCGGCAAGACCGCCGTCGGCCTGCACCGCGCGGCGTATCTCCTCTACACCTTCCCCGAGCGGCTGCAACGCGGCGGTCTGCTGGTCATCGGTCCGAACCGGACCTTCCTGCGCTACATCTCCGAGGTGCTTCCGTCGCTCGGCGAGATCGACATCGCGCAGCTCACGGTGGAGGACGTCGTGGCCCGGCACCCCGTGCGACGGGTGGACTCCGAGGAGGCCGCCGTCCTCAAGCACGGCGACCGTATGGCCACCGTCCTGGAACGGGCCCTGTACGCCAGGGTGCGGCACCCCGAGGAGTCCATCGCGGTCACCGACGGCGCGTACCGCTGGCGGGTCGACTCCTACGACCTGGCCCGGGTCGTCGACGAGGTACGGGGCATGGGCGTGCCGTACGGGACCGGCCGCGAGCATGTGCGCTCGCGGGTGGTGACGCTGATCCAGCGGCAGGCCGAACGGCGAGCCGGCCCGAAGAGCGTCACCTGGGCACGGAAGATCGGCCGTGCGAAGCCGGTCGCCGCGCTGCTGGAGGCGGCGTGGCCGGTGGCGCGGCCCGAGGAGGTCGTGGCCACGCTGCTGAGCGACCCGGCCGTGATGGAGGAGGCGGCGGACGGCGTGTTCGACGCCGCAGAGCGGCGGGCCCTGCTGTGGGCCAAGCCGCCGAGGTCGGAGAAGAGCGCCACCTGGTCGGTGGAGGACATGCTGCTGCTCGACGAGGTGGCGGGGCTCGTCGAGCGCCCCGAGGGCTACGGCCATGTGGTCGTGGACGAGGCCCAGGACCTGTCGCCGATGCAGTGCCGGGCGATCGCCCGGCGCAGCGCGTTCGGCTCCCTCACGGTGCTGGGCGACCTGGCCCAGGCGACGGCGCCCTGGTCGGCGCGGTGCTGGCGGGAACAACTGACGCACCTGGGCAGGACACGGGCCACGGTCGTCCCGCTGACCACCGGCTTCCGCGTCCCGGCCGCGGTCATGGAGCTGGCCAACCGGCTGGTGGGCGCCCTCGGCGTGGACGTACCGCCCGCCCGGTCACTGCGCCACGACGGCGAGTTGACGGTCAGCGAGGTCGACGACCTGACGGCCGCCACCGTGTGCGCGGTCCGCGCCGCCCTCGGCCGGGAGGGGTCGGTCGCCGTCATCACCGCCGACGACGCGGTGGCCGCCACGTCGGCAGCCCTGCGCGAGGCGGGCATCGAGACGGCGACCGCCGAGGAGGTCGGCACCGCCGCCCGGGTGACCGTCCTGCCCGCGACGGTCGTCAAGGGCCTGGAGTACGACCACGTCGTCGTGGCGGAGCCGGCTGCGATCGTCGAGTCCGAGCCGCGCGGACTGCACCGGCTCTACGTCGTGGTCACGCGTGCGGTGTCCCGGCTCGACGTCCTGCACACACGGCCACTGCCCGAACCGCTTGCCGCCTGA
- a CDS encoding LLM class flavin-dependent oxidoreductase: MTLSANERLGLAATDPRPADETRPVQDRRETNPLLNDQPMKLGLFGTNCSFGLIMSHAPSSYEITWEHTKSIARQADRMGLEVMVPVARWKGFGGSTNFNGNCFETYTWAAGLAEATENIAIAATSHLPTVHPIVAAKAATTIDRISGGRFALNLVMGWVPPEMEMFGGEQRQHDERYAFGQEWIEYAMRLWSEEGSFDVDGTYFQGRDVESYPKPHQGPNPVLLNAGNSPAGIDYSARNVDINFASLDTLENIKTYTETVRNKARDEYQRAIDVMTYGLVVVRDTEKEAKAAFQQVVDEGDWGAAGNVIKIALSGASQSFDHAREMSERFIAGWGGYPLVGTPEQVVQGMKELNEAGMGGMIMGLIDPDQELPMFRDEVMPLMIEAGIRH, from the coding sequence ATGACGCTCAGCGCCAACGAGAGGCTCGGACTCGCCGCCACCGACCCGCGCCCGGCCGACGAGACCCGGCCGGTCCAGGACCGCCGGGAGACCAACCCGCTGCTCAACGACCAGCCGATGAAGCTCGGCCTGTTCGGCACCAACTGCTCCTTCGGCCTGATCATGTCCCACGCGCCCTCGTCGTACGAGATCACCTGGGAGCACACGAAGTCCATCGCCCGGCAGGCCGACCGGATGGGCCTGGAGGTCATGGTCCCCGTCGCGCGCTGGAAGGGCTTCGGCGGCTCGACGAACTTCAACGGCAACTGCTTCGAGACCTACACCTGGGCCGCCGGCCTCGCCGAGGCCACGGAGAACATAGCGATCGCGGCCACCTCGCACCTGCCGACCGTGCACCCCATCGTGGCCGCCAAGGCCGCGACCACGATCGACCGGATCTCCGGCGGCCGGTTCGCCCTGAACCTGGTCATGGGCTGGGTTCCGCCGGAGATGGAGATGTTCGGCGGCGAGCAGCGCCAGCACGACGAGCGGTACGCGTTCGGGCAGGAGTGGATCGAGTACGCGATGCGCCTGTGGTCCGAGGAGGGCAGCTTCGACGTCGACGGCACGTACTTCCAGGGCCGGGACGTGGAGTCCTACCCGAAGCCGCACCAGGGCCCGAACCCGGTGCTGCTGAACGCCGGCAACTCGCCGGCCGGCATCGACTACTCGGCCCGCAACGTCGACATCAACTTCGCGAGCCTCGACACGCTGGAGAACATCAAGACCTACACCGAGACCGTCCGCAACAAGGCCCGCGACGAGTACCAGCGCGCCATCGACGTGATGACCTACGGCCTGGTGGTCGTCCGTGACACCGAGAAGGAGGCGAAGGCGGCCTTCCAGCAGGTCGTCGACGAGGGCGACTGGGGAGCCGCGGGCAACGTCATCAAGATCGCGCTCTCCGGGGCGAGCCAGTCGTTCGACCACGCCCGGGAGATGTCCGAGCGCTTCATCGCCGGCTGGGGCGGCTACCCGCTGGTCGGCACCCCGGAGCAGGTCGTCCAGGGCATGAAGGAACTCAACGAGGCGGGCATGGGCGGCATGATCATGGGCCTGATCGACCCCGACCAGGAACTCCCGATGTTCCGGGACGAGGTCATGCCCCTCATGATCGAGGCGGGCATCCGCCACTAG
- a CDS encoding TetR family transcriptional regulator, giving the protein MNAPMGLRERKKQRTRETISNTAITLFLEHGFDQVSVVDIAAVAEVSKPTLFKYFPTKEDLVVHRFADHQTVTSSVVAERPAGVSAIDALHQHFLDGLAARDPITGLNDDEEVLAFHRLVYSTPSLVGRVSTYLTQAEEALAETLAGALASDREITAALLAGQVIATERILASANWRRIVAGRSADEVHPEAVADADHAYALLRHGLAGAAPRK; this is encoded by the coding sequence GTGAACGCGCCGATGGGCTTGCGAGAGCGCAAGAAGCAGCGAACGCGGGAGACGATCTCCAACACGGCGATCACGCTCTTCCTGGAGCACGGGTTCGACCAGGTCTCTGTCGTCGACATCGCGGCGGTCGCCGAGGTCTCGAAACCCACGCTGTTCAAGTACTTCCCCACCAAGGAAGACCTGGTCGTCCACCGCTTCGCCGACCACCAGACGGTGACCAGCAGCGTCGTGGCCGAGCGGCCGGCCGGAGTGTCGGCGATCGACGCGCTGCACCAGCACTTCCTGGACGGGCTGGCGGCCCGGGACCCCATCACGGGGCTCAACGACGACGAGGAGGTCCTCGCCTTTCACCGTCTCGTGTACTCCACACCCAGCCTCGTGGGACGCGTCAGCACGTACCTCACCCAGGCCGAGGAGGCGCTGGCCGAGACCCTGGCCGGCGCGCTCGCCTCGGACCGTGAGATCACCGCCGCCCTGCTGGCCGGCCAGGTGATCGCCACCGAGCGCATCCTGGCGTCGGCGAACTGGCGACGCATCGTCGCCGGCCGGTCCGCGGACGAGGTCCACCCCGAGGCGGTCGCCGACGCCGACCACGCCTACGCCCTGCTGCGCCACGGCCTGGCCGGCGCCGCACCGCGGAAGTAG
- a CDS encoding aldehyde dehydrogenase, which translates to MAPPSSACETFQLFINGETVDAVSGKTFASLNPYTGQPWAVIADGGPEDIDIAVRAARAAFEGEWGAKSGFERAAILRNIADAISANAERLALLEVRDSGKLLREMTGQLRGLGTWYTYYAGLADKLEGKTVPALNPRTYFGYTVRQPVGVVGAITPWNSPLLLLTFKLAPLLAAGCTCVVKPSEHSPASTVEFARILTEAGLPPGVLNVVTGWDRSTGEALAAHRGVDKVAFTGSTATGAKVAQAAVANINKVTLELGGKSPQIVFPDADLDAAANGVVAGVFAATGQTCMAGSRLIVHESVRDELVAKVVERAEAIKQGDPTAAETEMGPVANRPQYEKVLEFLEGAKAEGAAIACGGEPNADLGGLFVRPTVVLADPGKTIVREEVFGPVLAAYTFTDEDEAIALANDTPYGLAGAVWTKDVHRAHRVAAAVRAGTIWINAYRVVTPNMPFGGFGLSGIGRENGTDAVNEYLENKSVLVELTGGTRDPFTMG; encoded by the coding sequence ATGGCTCCCCCCTCCTCCGCATGCGAGACGTTCCAGCTCTTCATCAATGGCGAGACCGTCGACGCCGTCTCCGGAAAGACCTTCGCATCGCTCAATCCCTACACCGGGCAGCCGTGGGCGGTCATCGCCGACGGCGGCCCCGAGGACATCGACATCGCCGTCCGGGCCGCACGGGCCGCCTTCGAAGGCGAGTGGGGCGCGAAGAGCGGTTTCGAACGCGCCGCCATCCTGCGGAACATCGCCGACGCCATCAGCGCCAACGCCGAGCGGCTCGCCCTGCTGGAGGTACGCGACTCCGGCAAGCTCCTGCGGGAGATGACCGGCCAGCTCAGGGGCCTCGGCACCTGGTACACGTACTACGCCGGGCTCGCCGACAAACTGGAGGGCAAGACCGTCCCGGCCCTGAACCCCCGGACCTACTTCGGCTACACGGTCCGGCAGCCCGTGGGGGTGGTCGGCGCGATCACGCCCTGGAACAGCCCCCTGCTGCTGCTGACGTTCAAGCTTGCGCCGCTCCTGGCGGCGGGGTGCACCTGCGTGGTGAAACCGTCCGAGCACTCGCCCGCCTCGACGGTCGAGTTCGCCCGGATCCTCACCGAAGCCGGCCTGCCCCCCGGGGTCCTGAACGTCGTCACCGGCTGGGACCGGTCGACCGGCGAGGCCCTCGCGGCGCACCGGGGCGTCGACAAGGTCGCGTTCACCGGCTCGACCGCGACCGGAGCGAAGGTGGCGCAGGCCGCGGTGGCGAACATCAACAAGGTCACCCTGGAACTGGGCGGGAAGTCACCGCAGATCGTCTTCCCCGACGCCGACCTGGACGCCGCGGCCAACGGCGTCGTCGCCGGCGTGTTCGCCGCGACCGGGCAGACGTGCATGGCCGGGTCCCGGCTCATCGTGCACGAGTCGGTCAGGGACGAACTGGTCGCCAAGGTCGTCGAGCGCGCCGAGGCCATCAAGCAGGGCGACCCCACGGCGGCCGAGACCGAGATGGGGCCGGTGGCCAACCGCCCCCAGTACGAGAAGGTCCTCGAATTCCTGGAGGGCGCCAAGGCCGAGGGGGCGGCCATCGCCTGCGGCGGCGAACCCAACGCCGACCTCGGCGGCCTCTTCGTCCGGCCGACCGTGGTGCTCGCCGACCCCGGCAAGACGATCGTGCGCGAGGAGGTGTTCGGCCCGGTCCTGGCCGCCTACACCTTCACCGACGAGGACGAGGCCATCGCCCTGGCCAACGACACGCCGTACGGCCTGGCGGGTGCCGTGTGGACCAAGGACGTGCACCGGGCGCACCGGGTGGCCGCCGCCGTGCGCGCCGGCACGATCTGGATCAACGCCTACCGGGTCGTCACGCCGAACATGCCCTTCGGGGGCTTCGGGCTCTCCGGCATCGGCCGTGAGAACGGGACCGACGCGGTCAACGAGTACCTGGAGAACAAGTCCGTCCTGGTCGAGCTGACCGGCGGGACCCGCGACCCCTTCACGATGGGCTGA